One part of the Ochrobactrum quorumnocens genome encodes these proteins:
- a CDS encoding TetR/AcrR family transcriptional regulator produces the protein MVEQSRSVEMEPANQAASDEPIRARNILKILTAAVEIFSRKGLDGARIVEIAKASGLPKGNVYYYFSSKEEIYNAAIDRLIHSWDDAFRHISVDREPADAIAAYVRAKLSHAWQNAAETRLFANEILQGAEHLSVEAREHMRRVTSEKAGVIETWAAAGKIEPVDARHLFILLWSATQFYVEFEALACDALDISQLKESDYDMAAKTITDTILRGLLVR, from the coding sequence ATGGTAGAGCAAAGCAGATCGGTTGAAATGGAGCCTGCAAACCAGGCCGCCTCGGATGAGCCGATCAGAGCACGCAACATACTCAAGATCCTAACAGCTGCTGTTGAGATTTTTTCTCGCAAGGGTCTTGATGGAGCACGCATCGTTGAAATTGCGAAAGCTTCGGGTCTACCGAAAGGCAATGTCTATTATTATTTTTCGTCTAAGGAAGAGATTTACAACGCTGCAATCGACAGACTGATTCACAGTTGGGACGATGCGTTTCGGCATATCTCGGTTGATCGTGAGCCTGCTGATGCAATAGCGGCCTATGTTCGTGCAAAGCTTAGTCATGCATGGCAGAATGCGGCTGAGACGCGCCTCTTTGCCAACGAGATTTTACAGGGTGCCGAGCATCTCTCGGTTGAAGCCCGGGAACACATGCGACGAGTTACTTCCGAAAAGGCGGGCGTCATTGAAACATGGGCTGCTGCAGGCAAAATCGAGCCTGTGGATGCGCGCCATTTGTTCATTCTTCTTTGGTCTGCAACCCAGTTTTATGTCGAATTTGAGGCGCTGGCGTGTGACGCGCTGGATATCAGTCAGCTCAAAGAATCCGATTATGATATGGCTGCAAAGACGATTACTGATACGATCCTGCGTGGATTATTGGTGCGATGA
- a CDS encoding uracil-DNA glycosylase → MTMLLRAAMEEFLSDWSTDLKEPWRDLLGHVALDFEGIASELELEIWEPIFPVRRGKHFPGMPVGTHCLRAFDGISPDDVTCVVLGQDPYPEPGFATGRAFEAGNLAGWNELNKMFSKSIRAYTQQIVAARTGDLSYARDFSDWPKTLAAIENGAVALEHPSDIADRWVSEGALLLNASLTLTRFKVDIDPHQSQGHLVLWRPLIVETLRTLASRGKPLVFLGFGDAAAQTLALAGIDEAVGGHLRCVLRDHPARADEVLARPNSFILCNDFLEEMGAQPIAW, encoded by the coding sequence ATGACTATGCTGTTACGGGCTGCAATGGAGGAGTTTCTGTCAGATTGGTCAACCGATCTGAAGGAGCCATGGCGCGATCTGCTCGGACATGTTGCGCTCGATTTCGAAGGAATCGCGTCGGAACTGGAACTCGAAATCTGGGAACCGATCTTTCCCGTTCGTCGTGGAAAACATTTCCCCGGCATGCCTGTCGGAACCCATTGCTTGCGCGCTTTCGACGGGATTTCTCCGGACGATGTGACTTGCGTGGTTCTTGGTCAGGACCCCTATCCTGAGCCGGGCTTTGCTACCGGACGCGCTTTTGAAGCAGGAAACCTTGCGGGTTGGAACGAACTCAACAAGATGTTTTCCAAAAGCATTCGCGCCTACACGCAGCAGATCGTCGCCGCACGCACGGGTGATCTGTCTTATGCGCGTGATTTCAGCGACTGGCCCAAAACACTGGCTGCGATCGAAAATGGTGCGGTAGCGCTCGAACATCCATCCGATATTGCCGATCGCTGGGTGTCCGAAGGTGCCCTGCTCCTCAATGCTTCACTCACACTCACGCGCTTCAAAGTCGACATCGACCCTCATCAATCGCAAGGCCACCTCGTTCTTTGGAGGCCTTTGATCGTGGAAACATTGCGAACCCTTGCATCACGCGGAAAGCCGCTGGTGTTTCTGGGATTTGGCGATGCGGCCGCACAGACACTCGCACTGGCAGGCATCGACGAAGCCGTTGGCGGACATCTGCGCTGCGTTCTGCGCGATCATCCTGCACGCGCTGACGAAGTACTCGCTCGTCCCAATTCATTCATTCTTTGTAACGATTTTCTGGAGGAGATGGGTGCTCAGCCCATCGCTTGGTAA